In a single window of the Pseudomonadota bacterium genome:
- a CDS encoding calcium-binding protein, whose product MMDRNCKTTIAAKLTTKLAMLPGLVVVLLATGPSIAQESSVSARWNQGELVITGTNRDDQITVAAEDGVIYVNSGLVEIAGGPPLLAETSLIKVAGLGGDDLIALNEWQAPLPDAELDGGDGNDILFSGAGNDVLIGGAGGDYLAGNTGNDTVEGQDGSDLLIVNNGDGSDFLEGGEGNDTLQIQGRLSERDEIELRSDGSVIFVSDALPAGLDSSVQTVETVRVNGRGGDDRISAELLAADVAQLELDGGEGNDLLIGGDGVDVLRGGAGNDTLLGNRGNDIVLGQDGNDLLIVNNGDGSDFLEGGPGDDLAQLFGADDGSDDIQIVPAKNRVRVEGTAPANFTIDLSEVETLDVNGQGGSDVIIGSVGLNGLVSLNLDGGEGNDLLIGGDGADVLNGGPGRRDLCERNGGSDRLISCEKVQ is encoded by the coding sequence ATGATGGATAGAAACTGCAAAACAACAATCGCTGCCAAATTGACAACCAAGCTGGCGATGCTACCCGGACTGGTCGTCGTCCTGCTGGCGACAGGCCCATCGATCGCGCAGGAGAGCTCCGTTTCCGCCAGATGGAACCAGGGTGAACTGGTGATTACCGGCACCAACCGAGACGATCAGATCACCGTCGCCGCCGAGGATGGCGTGATTTACGTCAACAGCGGGCTCGTTGAAATCGCCGGAGGACCGCCGCTATTGGCCGAAACTTCCCTCATCAAAGTTGCCGGCCTGGGCGGGGACGATCTAATCGCGCTGAACGAATGGCAAGCTCCACTGCCAGATGCAGAACTCGACGGCGGCGATGGCAACGACATTCTGTTCTCGGGAGCCGGCAACGATGTCCTGATTGGCGGCGCTGGCGGGGACTACCTGGCGGGCAATACCGGCAATGACACGGTCGAAGGCCAAGACGGCAGCGACCTGCTGATCGTCAACAACGGCGATGGGAGCGATTTCCTCGAGGGCGGCGAAGGCAACGATACGCTGCAGATTCAGGGTAGGCTCAGCGAGCGGGACGAGATCGAATTGCGATCCGACGGGTCGGTGATTTTTGTCAGTGACGCGCTTCCCGCGGGGCTCGATTCGAGCGTGCAAACGGTCGAGACTGTACGTGTCAACGGGCGGGGCGGCGACGACCGCATCTCTGCCGAGCTGCTTGCCGCCGACGTTGCACAGCTGGAGCTCGATGGCGGTGAAGGCAACGACCTGCTGATCGGCGGTGACGGCGTCGATGTGCTACGCGGCGGAGCGGGCAATGACACGCTGCTCGGCAATCGCGGCAACGACATCGTGCTCGGCCAAGATGGCAACGATCTGCTGATCGTCAACAATGGCGACGGCAGCGACTTCCTGGAGGGTGGCCCTGGCGATGACCTTGCGCAGCTGTTTGGCGCAGACGATGGGTCCGATGACATCCAAATTGTGCCCGCGAAAAATCGGGTAAGAGTCGAAGGAACCGCACCGGCCAACTTCACCATCGACCTCAGCGAGGTTGAAACGCTGGACGTTAACGGCCAGGGGGGCAGCGACGTGATTATCGGTTCGGTTGGGTTAAATGGTCTGGTTTCCCTGAACTTAGACGGCGGAGAGGGCAACGACCTGCTGATCGGTGGTGACGGCGCAGACGTGCTGAACGGCGGCCCCGGGCGACGCGATCTATGCGAGCGCAACGGCGGCAGCGATCGGCTGATCAGCTGCGAAAAGGTGCAGTAG
- a CDS encoding NAD(P)-dependent alcohol dehydrogenase, with the protein MKRRSFVTGSLTAAGAGVLAQLPEEAAGQSAGEGRQTYQAWEVGPKGPFNTMRLVDRPLTPPPPGHVQVEVAASGIAGRDRAITRGWFLQDKKPERIPLSEGVGTVTAVAPGVSRVAVGDRVTSIHFPRWVSGDWTPANYVADVGNTVDGWLTEVATLSQYGLVKVPASIDDATAATLSGSALTAWQALYHVAKVKSGDTVLSLGTGGVSSWGIILAKAAGARVVLTSSSDEKLAAMREKYGVDITVNYRKTPEWGQKVTELTGGKGANIVLENVGWPTLDQSLQASAVNATVVMIGTGPRPKKILSMPDFYIKNVTMKAISNGSRAMMEELVRAIDSVGMNALIAKEFPFEEAVAALEFMDQSNHMGKVVIRHA; encoded by the coding sequence ATGAAACGACGGAGTTTTGTTACAGGCTCCCTGACCGCGGCGGGTGCTGGGGTTTTAGCCCAGCTTCCCGAGGAAGCTGCGGGACAGTCTGCCGGCGAAGGCCGGCAGACTTACCAGGCCTGGGAAGTCGGCCCGAAAGGACCCTTCAACACGATGCGGCTGGTCGACCGGCCGCTGACGCCGCCCCCGCCGGGCCACGTCCAGGTCGAGGTGGCCGCCAGCGGCATTGCCGGCCGCGATCGCGCCATTACCCGCGGCTGGTTTCTTCAGGACAAGAAACCCGAACGGATACCGCTCAGCGAAGGGGTGGGAACCGTCACGGCCGTGGCACCCGGAGTCAGCCGGGTTGCGGTGGGCGACCGCGTCACCAGTATCCATTTCCCACGCTGGGTCTCAGGCGACTGGACGCCGGCCAACTACGTCGCTGACGTCGGCAACACCGTCGACGGCTGGCTGACAGAAGTCGCCACGCTGAGCCAGTACGGCTTGGTGAAGGTGCCAGCATCGATCGATGACGCCACCGCAGCAACCCTATCGGGTTCCGCGCTCACCGCCTGGCAGGCGCTTTATCATGTCGCTAAGGTGAAGTCCGGTGACACGGTCCTGTCTCTGGGTACGGGAGGGGTTTCCAGCTGGGGGATCATCCTGGCGAAAGCTGCCGGGGCACGCGTGGTGCTCACCTCGTCCAGTGATGAGAAACTTGCGGCCATGCGGGAGAAATACGGGGTCGATATCACCGTCAACTACCGCAAGACCCCGGAATGGGGACAGAAAGTGACCGAGCTGACCGGCGGCAAAGGCGCCAATATCGTGCTGGAAAACGTTGGCTGGCCAACGCTGGATCAGTCGCTTCAGGCTTCTGCGGTCAACGCCACCGTGGTGATGATCGGCACCGGCCCACGGCCAAAAAAGATCCTCAGCATGCCGGACTTTTACATCAAAAACGTCACGATGAAAGCGATCAGCAACGGTAGCCGAGCCATGATGGAGGAGCTAGTCCGCGCGATCGACTCGGTGGGCATGAACGCCTTGATCGCCAAAGAGTTTCCGTTCGAGGAGGCGGTGGCTGCCCTCGAGTTTATGGATCAATCCAACCACATGGGCAAGGTGGTCATCCGGCACGCCTAG
- a CDS encoding TonB-dependent receptor gives MTTPIKRPLALAIISAVMVAEPALAQLEEITVTARRVEENLQDIPISVSAFSQSDLEVRGIQNLEDLAKYTPGLAFEEFSGALEAPVIRGQTQVRLSNPVQNVATFLDGVYLQRSYMIDTGMVALERVEVVKGPQSALYGQNSFAGAINYVTQKPTDELTGDFELSGGSEEFLTARATIAGPIIKDKLLGRITYGSQEYDGTWRNVHPLANSGISPGTDGNLGGFDNETIAANLTFLATDDLKVELGYYRTEIEQEAQPIFTRMGRDGIAFFGFAQENSLNCSPTFQPGLPFLGANNALICGELDTTLPSTASADGENLIFDPRSFGQSGVNEVTTFRVEYQINDEWDVTYLYGNADSRLRSGGQSIPDGLNGSGNPNSLLNFFPGAVIFDSQPNGGLEADSHEIRFNYQTDGLIDAQVGLFYYEADDTYEAIGYFLQPLGTAPLPSLPNTDPNPDFFADETTAVFGQVGFNLMDGRLKISAEARYSQEDKFVETIGVPNTAASETFNILTPRVTVDYALTDQNLLYLSLAEGTKAGGFNSPILGGSGNPIDPSQASYDEESNITFEIGSKNRFLDGTLVTNVALFYIDWTDLQINTSAIGGAANDPVVIDNVGGASTWGIEVDGIWQPTDNITLNYGLSYNDPTFDGGTIFIEAANDGWCDDVVCRADGDIGGNNLNRTPKFQTNFGAQYNGDWRSGWEYYARADVTYQSRQFLSLLNTGWVPSRQLLNTRFGVSNDNWDISLWARNLANERYVSNSLFLGFSNAYVAALGEQRTYGLTARYRF, from the coding sequence ATGACCACACCCATTAAACGCCCGTTGGCGCTTGCCATTATCTCCGCTGTAATGGTTGCCGAGCCCGCTCTGGCCCAACTTGAAGAGATCACCGTGACGGCCCGGAGGGTAGAGGAGAACCTGCAGGATATTCCGATTTCCGTCAGCGCCTTCTCGCAGTCAGATCTCGAGGTCCGCGGCATCCAGAATCTTGAAGACCTCGCGAAATACACGCCAGGTCTGGCGTTTGAGGAATTCTCTGGCGCCCTCGAAGCTCCGGTTATTCGCGGTCAAACCCAGGTCCGCCTGAGCAACCCGGTGCAGAACGTCGCCACGTTCCTTGACGGCGTTTACCTGCAGCGAAGCTACATGATCGACACCGGCATGGTGGCCCTGGAGCGCGTTGAGGTTGTGAAAGGCCCGCAGTCCGCGCTTTATGGTCAGAACTCGTTCGCTGGCGCCATCAACTACGTCACTCAGAAGCCGACCGACGAGCTGACGGGTGACTTCGAGCTGTCCGGCGGATCGGAAGAGTTCCTCACCGCTCGCGCAACGATTGCGGGTCCGATCATCAAAGACAAGCTGCTGGGTCGGATCACGTATGGTTCACAGGAATATGACGGGACTTGGCGCAACGTTCACCCGCTGGCCAACAGCGGCATCAGCCCCGGCACTGACGGCAACCTGGGTGGTTTCGACAACGAAACCATCGCCGCCAACCTGACGTTCCTGGCGACCGACGACCTGAAGGTCGAGCTTGGCTACTACCGCACGGAAATTGAGCAGGAAGCTCAGCCGATTTTCACCCGCATGGGTCGCGACGGCATTGCGTTCTTCGGCTTTGCTCAGGAGAACTCGCTGAACTGCTCTCCGACATTTCAGCCTGGCCTGCCGTTCCTCGGTGCCAACAACGCGCTGATCTGCGGCGAGCTGGACACCACGCTGCCCTCCACGGCCAGCGCTGACGGCGAAAACCTGATCTTTGATCCGCGGTCATTCGGCCAGAGCGGCGTCAATGAAGTCACCACATTCCGCGTGGAATACCAGATCAACGACGAGTGGGATGTCACCTACCTGTACGGCAACGCCGACTCGCGGCTGCGGTCCGGCGGTCAGTCGATTCCCGACGGGCTCAACGGCTCAGGCAACCCGAACTCGCTGCTCAACTTCTTTCCGGGCGCCGTGATCTTTGACTCCCAGCCCAACGGTGGTCTGGAAGCCGATTCTCACGAGATACGGTTCAACTACCAGACGGATGGCCTGATCGACGCGCAGGTTGGCTTGTTCTATTACGAAGCCGACGACACCTACGAGGCGATCGGCTACTTCCTGCAGCCGCTCGGCACCGCGCCACTGCCCTCGCTGCCCAACACCGATCCCAATCCGGATTTCTTCGCGGACGAGACGACCGCCGTCTTTGGCCAAGTTGGTTTCAACCTGATGGACGGTCGGCTGAAGATCAGCGCTGAGGCCCGCTACTCGCAGGAAGACAAGTTTGTTGAAACCATCGGAGTGCCCAACACGGCCGCTTCGGAAACCTTCAACATCCTCACGCCGCGGGTCACCGTCGACTACGCCCTGACCGACCAGAACCTGCTCTACCTCTCCCTTGCGGAGGGCACCAAAGCCGGCGGCTTCAACAGCCCGATCCTTGGTGGTTCCGGCAACCCGATCGACCCGTCACAGGCCAGCTACGACGAAGAAAGCAACATCACATTCGAGATCGGCTCCAAGAACCGCTTCCTTGATGGCACCCTGGTGACCAACGTGGCGCTGTTCTACATCGACTGGACCGACCTGCAGATCAACACGTCTGCCATCGGCGGCGCAGCCAACGACCCGGTTGTCATCGACAACGTCGGTGGGGCGTCAACGTGGGGTATCGAAGTGGACGGCATCTGGCAACCCACTGACAACATCACGCTGAACTACGGCTTGTCTTACAACGATCCCACCTTCGACGGCGGTACGATCTTCATCGAAGCGGCCAACGACGGCTGGTGTGACGACGTGGTCTGCCGGGCCGACGGTGATATCGGTGGCAACAACCTGAACCGGACACCGAAGTTTCAAACCAACTTTGGCGCTCAGTACAACGGCGACTGGAGAAGCGGCTGGGAATACTATGCGCGTGCGGATGTGACCTACCAGTCCCGCCAGTTCCTCAGCCTGCTCAACACCGGCTGGGTACCGTCACGGCAGCTCCTCAACACCCGCTTTGGCGTCTCCAATGACAACTGGGATATCTCGCTCTGGGCTCGTAACCTGGCCAATGAGCGTTATGTTTCCAACTCGCTGTTTCTTGGGTTTTCCAATGCCTACGTGGCCGCCCTGGGTGAGCAGCGTACCTACGGTCTGACTGCGCGGTACCGCTTCTAA
- a CDS encoding VOC family protein: MIVERIHHVAYRCNSAKETVEWYRDNLEMGFVLAISEEHVPSTKAPNPYMHVFLDAGNGNILAFFETPTLPPMGRDPNTPEWVQHLALKVADVEALEKAKTKLEANGVEVLGPVNHEIFQSIYFFDPNGHRVELAADTIKPGVMKKLHALAPGMLEEWDKSKAPVRQAAFLHAEEFAG, from the coding sequence ATGATCGTCGAACGTATTCACCATGTGGCCTATCGGTGCAATAGCGCCAAGGAAACCGTGGAGTGGTATCGCGATAACCTGGAGATGGGTTTTGTGCTCGCCATCTCGGAAGAACACGTTCCCTCCACCAAAGCGCCGAACCCTTACATGCACGTTTTTCTGGACGCGGGGAACGGCAATATCCTCGCGTTCTTCGAAACGCCCACGCTGCCGCCGATGGGGAGAGATCCCAACACACCGGAATGGGTGCAGCATCTGGCGCTGAAGGTCGCCGACGTTGAAGCGCTGGAGAAGGCCAAAACCAAGCTCGAAGCCAACGGTGTCGAAGTGCTCGGGCCGGTGAATCACGAGATTTTCCAGTCGATCTATTTTTTCGATCCCAATGGGCATCGGGTTGAACTCGCCGCTGACACGATCAAACCGGGCGTCATGAAAAAACTGCACGCACTGGCGCCGGGCATGCTGGAGGAGTGGGATAAGAGTAAAGCGCCTGTGCGGCAGGCGGCCTTTCTCCACGCGGAAGAATTCGCCGGCTGA
- a CDS encoding MarR family transcriptional regulator → MVTKVINPTDPMTDSTLNLQTFFPYRLSILYDEISQSVAQVYAKRYQLTRPQWRVLATLGNSEPLSAKVIASQTRLEKMQVSRAVEQLNQKGLIDKQSDESDKRHLRLALTSRGLRLYQEIVPLVLARESFLLSALSAKQQEEFQEMMEQLREKSLELKSYG, encoded by the coding sequence ATGGTCACCAAAGTGATCAACCCGACCGACCCAATGACTGACTCAACGCTCAACCTACAGACGTTTTTTCCCTACCGCCTGTCGATCCTTTACGACGAAATTAGCCAATCGGTGGCCCAGGTTTACGCCAAACGCTACCAGCTCACGCGACCACAATGGCGGGTACTGGCGACGCTTGGCAACAGCGAACCCCTGTCAGCCAAAGTGATTGCCAGCCAGACGCGGCTGGAGAAAATGCAGGTCAGCCGAGCCGTCGAGCAGCTCAACCAGAAGGGGCTGATCGACAAGCAGTCGGACGAGAGCGATAAACGTCACCTGAGGCTGGCGCTGACCAGCCGGGGATTACGGCTGTATCAAGAGATTGTGCCACTCGTGCTAGCCCGCGAGTCGTTTCTGCTCTCCGCGCTGTCGGCGAAACAGCAGGAAGAGTTTCAGGAAATGATGGAACAGCTCCGGGAAAAATCGTTAGAGCTGAAGAGCTATGGCTAG
- a CDS encoding VOC family protein: protein MAKITGIGGVFIQSTKDSKALSEWYAEHLGLQLEEYGHAALEWRDDTAEDGGLTVWCTAAPDSDWFAPSQASFMINYRIDDMDGMLHQLEAGGVEIVKGPESHENGRFLWVMDPEGNKIELWEPKLWDEKNKEG, encoded by the coding sequence ATGGCAAAGATCACGGGAATAGGCGGCGTGTTCATTCAGTCGACCAAAGACAGCAAGGCGCTGAGCGAATGGTATGCCGAGCATTTGGGTCTGCAACTTGAGGAGTATGGCCACGCGGCGCTTGAGTGGCGTGACGACACGGCGGAGGACGGTGGGCTCACCGTGTGGTGTACCGCCGCCCCGGACTCCGACTGGTTTGCGCCGAGCCAGGCCAGCTTCATGATCAACTATCGAATCGACGATATGGACGGCATGCTGCACCAGCTCGAGGCGGGCGGGGTAGAGATCGTGAAAGGTCCTGAGTCCCATGAAAACGGTCGTTTCCTCTGGGTGATGGACCCAGAGGGCAACAAGATTGAGCTTTGGGAACCTAAGTTGTGGGACGAAAAGAACAAAGAAGGCTGA
- a CDS encoding AraC family transcriptional regulator ligand-binding domain-containing protein encodes MGLISSLFVHKVIAAATAVEPPDSARRIQLFESVAVDPALPIDPKVMVDDTAYYALCERAVREDPEGSSLSLRVGGSMRCDDYGAFGLAWKTALTLRGSYARAERYGLVLTSVSTYDLRARDGRNFMTLHRSGERELGLRISNEQTIAAIAQISREVAQERFVPEEVWFIHDAPRDTSAHKAFFGCPVRFSMDRDALLVSDETLDAPNQLGDAGVSKFLEAHLNQELADLPANEALGQRVLNQIAESLSEGLPAINDVAKALGMSGRTLQRRLARDGHTFQQLVTTARRDLSRRLLRDSSYSLVEVAFLTGFSEQSAFNRAFKRWSGQTPRSFRLSAGAA; translated from the coding sequence ATGGGCCTGATCTCTTCGTTGTTTGTCCACAAGGTGATTGCTGCGGCCACGGCCGTTGAACCTCCCGACAGCGCGCGACGTATTCAACTGTTTGAATCGGTTGCGGTTGATCCAGCATTGCCGATCGATCCCAAGGTGATGGTGGACGACACGGCCTACTATGCGCTGTGCGAAAGGGCGGTTCGGGAGGACCCCGAAGGATCTTCGTTATCCCTGCGTGTTGGTGGCTCCATGCGCTGCGACGATTACGGGGCATTCGGATTGGCGTGGAAAACGGCGCTGACGCTTCGAGGATCCTACGCACGGGCAGAACGTTACGGGCTGGTGTTAACGAGCGTATCGACCTACGATCTTCGGGCCAGGGACGGACGTAACTTCATGACGCTGCATCGAAGTGGCGAACGCGAGCTGGGGCTGCGGATCTCCAACGAGCAGACGATCGCCGCGATTGCACAGATCAGTCGTGAGGTTGCACAGGAGCGCTTCGTACCCGAAGAAGTCTGGTTTATTCACGACGCGCCCCGCGACACCTCGGCTCATAAAGCCTTCTTTGGTTGCCCCGTACGATTTTCGATGGACCGGGACGCACTGTTGGTCAGTGACGAGACCCTAGACGCGCCGAACCAGCTTGGTGACGCCGGCGTTTCGAAATTTCTTGAGGCCCATCTCAACCAGGAACTCGCTGATCTGCCCGCGAATGAAGCGCTGGGTCAGCGTGTATTGAATCAGATTGCCGAGTCGCTGAGTGAAGGACTACCGGCAATCAACGATGTCGCGAAGGCGCTGGGCATGAGCGGAAGGACGCTTCAGCGTAGGCTGGCGCGGGACGGTCACACCTTTCAACAGCTTGTGACCACCGCTAGACGAGACCTTTCTCGGCGCCTGCTCCGTGATTCCAGCTATTCACTGGTTGAGGTCGCGTTCCTGACGGGATTTTCTGAGCAAAGTGCCTTCAACCGGGCTTTTAAGCGGTGGTCCGGACAAACGCCCCGCTCGTTTCGACTGAGCGCCGGCGCGGCCTGA
- a CDS encoding NAD(P)H-binding protein gives MIGATGKTGSRIVNNLKRRGLRVRSGSRSATPPFDWQNPSGWEACLSGVSAIFISYAPDLAVPGARDAIVELMRAARAQCVQRVVILSGRGEPEAQACEKIVMKSGLEWTVVRASWFNQNFSEGAFMEMVNAGVIQVPAGKIGEPFVDVDDIAEVATVALTEPGHNGQVYEVTGPRLLTFGDIAEELSRATGRSIAFTEIPHETFVRGVAESGAPEVVVWMMDYLFSVVLDGRNASLTDGVERALGRQPKDFSAYAREVAASGQWGAAA, from the coding sequence GTGATCGGAGCGACCGGCAAGACCGGCTCACGAATCGTCAACAACCTAAAGCGACGTGGATTGCGGGTGCGGAGCGGTTCACGTTCTGCAACCCCGCCCTTCGATTGGCAAAACCCGTCAGGCTGGGAAGCTTGCCTCAGCGGCGTAAGCGCCATCTTCATCAGCTATGCGCCAGATCTGGCGGTACCCGGGGCAAGAGATGCCATCGTTGAGCTGATGAGAGCAGCGCGGGCGCAGTGCGTGCAGCGCGTCGTGATCCTGTCAGGTCGCGGTGAGCCCGAGGCACAGGCCTGCGAAAAGATTGTGATGAAGAGCGGCCTTGAGTGGACGGTCGTCAGGGCAAGCTGGTTCAATCAAAATTTCTCCGAAGGCGCTTTTATGGAGATGGTGAACGCTGGCGTTATCCAGGTGCCCGCCGGCAAGATCGGCGAGCCATTTGTTGACGTCGACGACATCGCAGAAGTGGCCACAGTGGCGCTGACCGAGCCCGGTCACAATGGACAGGTTTACGAGGTCACCGGCCCACGATTGCTGACGTTCGGCGACATTGCCGAAGAGTTATCTCGCGCGACCGGTCGCTCGATAGCGTTCACAGAGATTCCTCATGAAACGTTTGTTCGCGGTGTTGCCGAGTCGGGTGCGCCGGAGGTGGTGGTCTGGATGATGGACTACCTGTTCTCGGTGGTACTCGATGGGCGGAATGCCAGCCTTACCGACGGCGTTGAGCGTGCGCTGGGACGGCAACCCAAAGATTTTTCTGCGTATGCGCGCGAGGTCGCCGCTTCGGGTCAGTGGGGAGCAGCGGCATGA
- a CDS encoding DUF4345 domain-containing protein, whose translation MSFRTARLISGFSGAVLLAIGAALVFEPLGFAASNGVVLPNDVSVLSEYRAPGGLLVVVGLLMLVSAFSRRHLATGLWAGALVYCSYGGARLLGYVIDGAPSSTLVQAMVVEWVIGLACLAAAAGLAHASYSGLPVEAVREGN comes from the coding sequence ATGAGTTTTCGAACGGCGAGATTGATCTCGGGGTTTTCGGGCGCGGTGCTTTTGGCGATAGGAGCGGCGCTGGTCTTTGAGCCGCTGGGCTTTGCGGCCAGCAACGGCGTGGTGCTGCCCAATGACGTCAGCGTCCTGTCTGAATACCGCGCGCCGGGTGGTCTGCTTGTTGTGGTCGGCCTGCTGATGCTGGTGAGCGCTTTCTCGCGCAGACATCTGGCGACCGGATTGTGGGCCGGCGCTCTGGTTTATTGCTCTTATGGCGGCGCAAGATTGCTGGGTTACGTCATCGACGGCGCACCCTCGTCAACGCTGGTTCAGGCGATGGTGGTTGAATGGGTGATCGGATTGGCGTGCCTCGCGGCGGCAGCGGGACTGGCACATGCGAGTTACTCCGGTTTGCCCGTAGAGGCGGTACGCGAGGGAAATTAA
- a CDS encoding anthrone oxygenase family protein has product MMNWLFYGSLWMGFVSALVAGVFLSFSDFIMRGLGQAEGGAGADAMRQINRTVLRSVFLTSFLSLVPLSVAFGWYSATHGAGLGRYYAVTACVIYVATVFLTTIAANVPMNQRLDGMEPQDLSAQTYWHHYRKVWTRWNHLRTVGAILSSALFLLAAGAFAGG; this is encoded by the coding sequence ATGATGAATTGGTTGTTTTACGGAAGTCTGTGGATGGGGTTTGTCAGCGCCCTGGTTGCTGGTGTGTTTCTGAGTTTCTCGGATTTCATCATGCGAGGTCTGGGGCAAGCTGAAGGCGGCGCCGGCGCTGACGCCATGCGTCAGATCAACCGCACGGTACTGCGTTCCGTGTTTCTGACCTCGTTTCTCTCGCTGGTTCCGCTTTCGGTGGCGTTCGGCTGGTATTCAGCAACCCATGGGGCGGGCCTTGGTCGCTACTACGCTGTCACCGCCTGTGTGATCTATGTTGCCACCGTATTTCTGACGACGATCGCCGCCAACGTGCCGATGAACCAGCGACTTGACGGCATGGAGCCACAGGACTTGTCAGCCCAAACGTATTGGCATCACTACCGGAAGGTCTGGACTCGCTGGAACCACCTGCGAACGGTCGGCGCTATCCTCAGCTCCGCGCTGTTCTTGCTGGCGGCAGGAGCGTTTGCCGGCGGGTAA
- a CDS encoding SDR family oxidoreductase, which produces MNHQTTEQKIALIVGGTTGMGKASARALLERGVPVRIVGRNADRLSQAKAELSALGEVETITADLYRESDVAALIGSIDADSRAYGYLVNAAGTFNPKPFLEHTEADYDSYLNLNRATYFITQAVARNMQKNGGGSIVNIGSMWAKQAVKATPSSAYSMAKAGLHSLTQHLAMELGEQGIRVNAVAPAVVATPIYETFIDPAEVDEALAGFNDFHPIGRIGKPDDVASAIDYLLSDDAGWVTGTVLDVDGGVMAGRN; this is translated from the coding sequence ATGAACCATCAAACCACCGAACAGAAAATTGCCTTGATCGTTGGCGGCACCACCGGCATGGGCAAGGCCAGCGCCCGGGCGCTGCTCGAGCGAGGTGTTCCGGTCCGCATCGTTGGACGGAACGCCGATCGACTGAGCCAAGCCAAAGCGGAGCTCAGCGCGCTTGGTGAGGTCGAAACCATCACAGCCGATTTATATCGAGAGTCCGACGTGGCAGCACTCATCGGATCGATTGACGCTGATTCGCGGGCCTATGGCTACCTCGTCAACGCCGCTGGGACCTTCAACCCAAAACCCTTTCTGGAGCACACGGAGGCTGACTACGACAGCTACCTGAACCTGAATAGGGCGACCTACTTTATTACCCAGGCGGTGGCCAGGAATATGCAGAAAAACGGGGGCGGTTCCATTGTGAACATCGGCTCAATGTGGGCCAAGCAGGCGGTGAAGGCCACGCCTTCGTCCGCCTATTCAATGGCCAAAGCAGGGCTGCACTCACTGACACAGCACCTGGCTATGGAGCTGGGTGAGCAGGGCATTCGCGTGAACGCGGTGGCGCCAGCCGTCGTTGCCACTCCCATTTACGAAACCTTTATCGACCCGGCTGAGGTTGATGAAGCGCTGGCCGGGTTCAATGACTTTCACCCGATCGGCCGCATCGGCAAGCCTGACGACGTGGCCAGCGCGATCGATTACCTGCTGTCGGATGATGCGGGCTGGGTCACCGGAACGGTGCTCGATGTGGATGGCGGCGTGATGGCCGGTCGCAACTAA
- a CDS encoding TetR/AcrR family transcriptional regulator, whose protein sequence is MSAKRSEIEQAATSAIKREGFKSVSFRTLADQVGVKSSSVHYHFRTKDDLAEAVIRSYTEAFKAALHAIEQENETLLGKLDGFHDLFAEVVAQDDICLCGMMAAEVSSLGEGAKQALRAFFRISESWLETTFAAHASELSGQLSATELAGIFMAGLEGATLVDRVDGKVSRLQAFRSLSRSLIA, encoded by the coding sequence GTGTCAGCAAAACGCAGCGAAATAGAGCAAGCCGCAACCAGCGCGATCAAGCGCGAAGGCTTCAAGAGCGTGAGCTTTCGAACGCTGGCTGACCAGGTCGGCGTCAAGTCTTCGAGCGTGCACTATCACTTTCGCACCAAAGACGACCTGGCGGAGGCGGTGATCCGCTCCTACACGGAGGCTTTTAAGGCGGCGCTGCACGCAATCGAACAGGAAAACGAGACACTGCTGGGCAAACTCGACGGGTTCCATGATCTGTTCGCGGAAGTCGTCGCCCAGGATGACATTTGCCTGTGCGGCATGATGGCCGCGGAGGTGAGTTCCCTTGGGGAAGGGGCCAAGCAGGCGCTGCGCGCATTCTTCCGCATCTCTGAAAGTTGGCTGGAGACAACCTTTGCGGCGCACGCCTCGGAACTTAGTGGCCAACTCTCCGCAACGGAGCTCGCGGGCATTTTTATGGCTGGCCTGGAAGGTGCCACCCTGGTTGATCGGGTCGACGGCAAGGTCTCTAGGCTGCAGGCTTTTCGGTCGCTTTCCCGATCGCTGATCGCCTGA